The Candidatus Zixiibacteriota bacterium genomic interval CGGCACTATTTTGCTTTTGTCAACTCCAACTCGATATTTATCGTAACTTCATCGCCTACCACCACTCCGCCGGCATCCAGAGTCTGATTCCATTTGACGTCAAAATCCTGGCGATTCAGTTTTGAAGCAGCCGAAAAACCCGCCCGGGTATTTCCCCAAGGATCAGCAATAAGACCGTTAAATTCGCAGTCGAATGTGATTTCTTTGGTGATGCCTCTGATTGTCACGTCACCGGTCATCTTGAAGCTATCCCCCTCGATATCATGCACCCTCTTAGATACGAACGTCATCGTGGGAAAATTCTCCGCATCAAAAAAATCCCCGCTTCGCAGATGAGCATCGCGTTTCGGTTCGTTCGTGTCAATCGACGCAATCTGCACGGTCATCTCGACCCTGCCCTTCTCGAAGTTGCCCGGTTCAAACTCAATGCTACCCTTGAAATCGCCAAAAGTACCATTCACCTTGGACACCACCAGATGTCTTACCGTGAATCCTATCGACGAATGCGGCTTGTCAATCTCCCACTGGGCGGCGCTGATCGAAGAGGCTAACATTATTAACGCTATCGCAATTGCTGACTTTCTCAACATCATGTTTCTCCTTGACTATAGACTTCGCGACTTTCATGACAAAAACAGCCAAGCCGCCGAAATAGTTCCTCGGCTTTTTTCGTGCATTGATAACTGATGATGATTGGTCGTCTTACCCGATAGACATAGACTGCTACTTCATCCCTGCCGTGTCGCTACAAGCACTCCGCCGGTGATATAGGCAAGCACCCACCAGGAGTAGGCAATCCGGGAATACAAGTGAAGCCCCCGTGGGACCGTGGCTGCTGCCCCATTTGCCAGACGAAACCTCCAAATCAATATCGTGTCGGTAAGCATTGCCGCCAGAGAAGAATATCCGAGAATACCGTGCAGTGTAAACGGACTGTTCTCTGACCCAATGATCATGCAAGCCGTAGCCGTAACATCCAGCGATACACCGATTGTCAAAAAGACCAGAACCACATTCGTTATCACACGCCTTCGTTGTTCCGTTATAATTCCAATTGTGTAACTCAGCAGGGCAAATGTAACAATAACGCTTCCGGCAATCAGAATGGTCCTCATTTGTTATGATCCCCTTTCAAAGTCATTAAGTGGCAAAACTAAACCATTGCCCTCTGTAATGCAACTTTAATCAACGGTGTTCCCGTCAGTTTTGCAGCCCGCCATCGCATGACCCCGCAACGACTTACGATGTTTTTGTTGACAGGAACACCTGCTTGAGTAGCTTATTAGTGACTACCAGTCAAGCTCCGCTCCGCAGCAAAGAGGCAATTTCAAGATGACCGCTACAACGGATGTAGCAATTGTAAGGGCTGAGTAGTTGGTAGTGCCCCTTCATGTCAACAGGGGCTGAACCAAAACCATCATAGGAGGTGGTGCTTAGTTCAGATTAGTGGCCGCCTGTGGCCTCGCAGGCGGCCACACATTTTAAATGTCAAGAGATGAGCCCCTGTAGCGGGATC includes:
- a CDS encoding YceI family protein; the protein is MMLRKSAIAIALIMLASSISAAQWEIDKPHSSIGFTVRHLVVSKVNGTFGDFKGSIEFEPGNFEKGRVEMTVQIASIDTNEPKRDAHLRSGDFFDAENFPTMTFVSKRVHDIEGDSFKMTGDVTIRGITKEITFDCEFNGLIADPWGNTRAGFSAASKLNRQDFDVKWNQTLDAGGVVVGDEVTINIELELTKAK